The Moorena producens PAL-8-15-08-1 genomic interval ATTTTCAATTTTTCGATGAAAATCATCCCTAATCATTTGATCTATAGGTAGGGTTTTTACTCCAAACTTAGGCAATACTAAATTAAAAAACTTTCTAATATTTCTATAACACTTGCCCGTGTAAAGTAATATATCGTTTGGCTCAATAAAACTGAATACAGTTGTGACTATCGCATTCATACCTGAAGAAAATATCAAAGCATACTCATAATTATCAAGAGCCGCAATTTTACTTTCAAATTCCAACCAATTTGGATTATCATATCTTCCATATCTTCCTAAACTTACTTGATTCTGGTGATACTTTATGACCTGTTCCGTATTTTCAAAAAAATAAGCAGCGTTCTGATATATGGGAGTAATACAACTGTTATTGTAAGTTTCTTTTTTTTGCTTAGACACAGTTTTCTCCATTAAAAAAGCAATAGTTTTTACAAACCTACTTCACATTTTTGTAGTGAGAGAGGGGTAGTAGTTTAGGTGTTAGTCCGGTCAAAGTTTTGGGGGGTAAAATCACTAATTGTGTAGCACTACCCATGTTTTTTGACAATTAGCTAAGGTGGTCTACTCTGATCAAGCCCTCCCTATAAAGTTAGACCACGAGGGGAGAAAAAGAGTTTGTTAGCCAATAGTTGTTAACTCAAGTTGCTACCTATCAATAAATCGACCTGATAGACAAAGTTATTGAGGGGTGCATCTCACTGTCTTGATACCATAGGGAGTGGCTGGGGGAAACCCCTTCAGGTCATAACACCCATCGCTGAGTTATTGATTTACAACCAAAAGAGGCACCCGTTATTGAGAAATACCAAGCCAAAATGACGCTATAGCTTCATTTTGGACTGATGAAATGGTCAGAAAAACCAATTTCTAGTATTTTTGATGGCCCAGGTAAGCGTGGATGCATTGAAATTGGGATTTTTGAAGCTCAGAACCCTAGCAGCAAGGCTTTCAGGAACAAAATTGAAATGCTCAACAGCTTAGCAACTTCAATTAATTCTGGTTCTGCCATTTCAGTTACCTCGATTTTCAGCTAGCTAGCTTTCCGGTATGTTGCCTCGTTTTTTGCCAATAATGGCTATATAGTATAGGGGGCGTCCGTCCAAGTGAAATCGGTGCTGATACTCATGGGTTTCAACAATCTCAAAAATGTCAGTTTTGCCCACCCAAGGGTGCCATGCCAGAAAAGAAGCCGAGCTTTTGTCCTCCCACCGTTCTTTCTGCACATTAAAAGCAATCCAGCCATTGGGTGCGATCGCATTAAATGCGGTAGCCCAGCCTTGGGCAGGAATGTGATTAAACCCAAGAGCAGATCCGCAAACTAGACCATTAAAGCTTTGGCTGTTTAACCCCTCCCGTGCTGTGTGGCTTAAATTAGTCAGGTCTTCAACATAGTAATTCTCGTAAACTCCTGGGTATTCCCGTGCTGCCGCTTCAGCTGCTTCTGGAAGAATGTCAATTCCAGTGACTGACTTGACCCCCAAGTCCACTAGAGCTTTTCCTACCATTCCACTTCCTGCCCCAACTTCTAGCAGTACCAGATCCTCAACCGTTTCACCAGCTTGGGTGACTCGATCTATCAGTCGAGAAGATAGTACGGTATGGGATATAGAGTGCAATTTTTCAATTAAATGTCTGTAGAGATCAGGAATCCGGTACAATTCACTATAGTCATGTACTCTGAGCTTGGTTTCCTTTCCATTTTGGCTTAGCCAAAAGAATTCTTCTTGGATGGGTAAGTTGCGAGCACTTTCGATTTCTGGTATTTTTATCTCAAAATCCACGTTCTGCATTTCTGTTTCTTCTCTTTCTAGTGTTCTTCTATTTCTAGTGTCTATAGTTGCTTAGGATTGG includes:
- a CDS encoding methyltransferase domain-containing protein, giving the protein MQNVDFEIKIPEIESARNLPIQEEFFWLSQNGKETKLRVHDYSELYRIPDLYRHLIEKLHSISHTVLSSRLIDRVTQAGETVEDLVLLEVGAGSGMVGKALVDLGVKSVTGIDILPEAAEAAAREYPGVYENYYVEDLTNLSHTAREGLNSQSFNGLVCGSALGFNHIPAQGWATAFNAIAPNGWIAFNVQKERWEDKSSASFLAWHPWVGKTDIFEIVETHEYQHRFHLDGRPLYYIAIIGKKRGNIPES